GCGGAACTACGGGAACTCCTGGCGAGCGCGGCGCGCGCCACCGACGCCGGGGACGCCGAGGCGATCACCGACATCAACACCCACTTCCACGACCGGCTCCTCGCGATGGCCGGCAACACCCTGTTGATCTCGGTCATGGAACCGGTCGCAGGCCGCCTCCAGTGGCTCACCCGGCGCAACGAGGAATGGCCCCAACTCCTCACCGAACACCAGGACCTCTACGACGCCATCGCCTCCGGCGACCCGGCCCGCGCCCGCGCCCACGCCCTGGACCACGTACAGGCCAACTACCGCTCCACGGTCCGGCACCTGTTCGGGGAAACGAACTCTCCGGAAGCGCCACCCCTCCCCGATCACGCTCCGCCTAGAATCCCCTGACCCTTCGGACAGGTGCCCGAAGGCGCACTCGCAGCGAACGGGACGGGGAGAACGACCATGGTGAGCAGACGCAGACTGCTGAGCGGAGCCGCACTCGTGGGGGCGGGCGCGGTGACCGGCGTACTCGGCGCCGCCGGAAGCGCGGCCGCCGACGCCTCACTGGACACCCCGTTCACACCGGTCGCCGCACCCCATCTCGCCCAGGCCGAGCAGATGGTCCGGTATCAGCGCCTTCTGGCAGCCGGCTACCTGCCCACCGGCCTCACCGGACACTGGCCACTGGACGGCTCCGGCGCCGACCGCTCCGGCCGCGACCACCCCGTCTCCCCCGGCACCGGCGCGAGCTGGACCACCCTGCGGGCGGGCGGCGAACTGACCCTGGACGCGGCCTACGCCGCCACGGCCTCCGTGCTCGACACCACCACCCCGTTCACGGTCTCCGCCTGGGTACGCCTCGCGGACGACGCCACCCTGACCACCATGTACACGGCGGTCAGCCAGGACGGCACCGGGTGCAGCCGCTTCCTGCTCCAGTACGACGACACCGCCGGCGCCTGGGCGTTCAAGGTGCGCGCCGAGGACCAGAGCGTCAAGATCTCCGCCCTCGCCACCACCGCCCCCGTGCCGGGCAAGTGGACCCACCTGACCGGAGTGTGGGACGGCACCCGCGTCCACCTGTACGTGAACGGCGTGCCGGAAGGCACCGCCGACGCCACCCTCTCCTGGGCCGCCACCCAGGGCTTCAACATAGGCCGGGCCCGCTGGAACGGCGCCTACGTGAACCACTTCAAGGGCTCTGTCGACGATGTGCGCGCCTACGGCCGCGCCCTGAGCGCCGACGAGATCTCCCTGATCAGCGGCCGCACGGCCCGCCTGAACAACGTCTACCTGATCGGCTCCCCGTCGACCGTCACCTGGGGCACACCCGACGACCTGTCGAGCTGGATCGCCCGGGCCCGCTGCTCGTCCTTCGTCACCTGGGTGCTGAAACACACCTACGGATGGGCCACCGACGCCTACTTCACCCAGTACTTCGAGGACCGCGTCCCCGAGGCCGCCGACTACCGCCAGGCCTTCGCCGACGGCACCGCAGGCCCGCGCTTCCAGCAGATCCGCAAGGTCGCCGACCTCCGGCCGGGCGATCTGATCGCGGTGGACTACAGCGGTCAGGTCGAGGGCAACACCGGCCACATCGTCATGGTCCGCGAGGTCAAGGGCGTCTTCAGCGGGGTCGCCGACTTCACCGGCGAGACCCAGTACGCCGTCGAGGTCGTCGACTGCACGGCCGAGCCGCACGGCGTGTACGCCCTGACCAACTACCCCAAGTATCCCGACACCCGCATGGTCAGCCTTGCGGCGGAGGAGCAGTTCGAGGGCGTCGGCATCGGCCACATGATGTTCTACGCCTCCAGCACCACCGGGGAATTCTCCCGCTACCGCTGGAGCGTCAACACCGCCCGGGACAAGGCCTACCCGGTCGCGTCCCGACCGGTCACCGCGGCACGCATCGTCTGACCGGCGCTCATCGCAGCCCCGCTGCCCCCGCGGCCGTGCGCAGCACATCGCGCAGCATCTCGGGGGTGAGCCGGCCGGTGAAGGTGTTGCGCTGACTGACGTGGAAGCAGCCGAAGACATCGAGGCCATCGGCGCCGCCCGGGCCACCCGGGCCGCCCTGGCCGCCCGGCCGATCCGGCCCGTCGAGCTGCACCCGGGTCCCGTGCCCGAAGGCGGGCCGCGGCCGGGGCACGGTCCAGCCCGCCTCGGCGAACGCGGGCAGCGCGGCCTGCCAACCGAAAGCGCCGAGTACGACGACCGCGCGCAAGGTCGGCCGCAGCAGCCTCAGCTCCTGCACGAGCCATGGCCGGCAGGTGTCCCGCTCCCCCGGGGTGGGCTTGTTGGCGGGCGGCGCACAGTGCACGGGCGAGGTGATCCGCACGCCGTACAGCTCCAGCCCGTCGTCCACTGACACGGCGGTGGGCTGCGACGCCAGCCCCACGTCGTACAACGCCTGGTACAGCACATCGCCGGAACGGTCCCCGGTGAACATCCGCCCCGTACGGTTCCCACCATGCGCGGCCGGGGCCAGCCCGACGATCAGCAGCCGGGCGTCCGACGGGCCGAAACCGGGTACGGGCCGACCCCAGTACGTCCAGTCCGCGAAGGCCGCCCGCTTGGTACGAGCCACCTCCTCACGCCAGTCCACCAACCGAGGACACGCCCGACAGCCCCCGACCCGCCGGTCGAGCACGACCAGGGCGGAGGCGGAGGCTGCGGAGCCGGAGGGGGAGG
The sequence above is a segment of the Streptomyces asoensis genome. Coding sequences within it:
- a CDS encoding uracil-DNA glycosylase → MDASKAPSDSATSPSATSPSSASPSSASPSGSAASASALVVLDRRVGGCRACPRLVDWREEVARTKRAAFADWTYWGRPVPGFGPSDARLLIVGLAPAAHGGNRTGRMFTGDRSGDVLYQALYDVGLASQPTAVSVDDGLELYGVRITSPVHCAPPANKPTPGERDTCRPWLVQELRLLRPTLRAVVVLGAFGWQAALPAFAEAGWTVPRPRPAFGHGTRVQLDGPDRPGGQGGPGGPGGADGLDVFGCFHVSQRNTFTGRLTPEMLRDVLRTAAGAAGLR
- a CDS encoding LamG domain-containing protein: MVSRRRLLSGAALVGAGAVTGVLGAAGSAAADASLDTPFTPVAAPHLAQAEQMVRYQRLLAAGYLPTGLTGHWPLDGSGADRSGRDHPVSPGTGASWTTLRAGGELTLDAAYAATASVLDTTTPFTVSAWVRLADDATLTTMYTAVSQDGTGCSRFLLQYDDTAGAWAFKVRAEDQSVKISALATTAPVPGKWTHLTGVWDGTRVHLYVNGVPEGTADATLSWAATQGFNIGRARWNGAYVNHFKGSVDDVRAYGRALSADEISLISGRTARLNNVYLIGSPSTVTWGTPDDLSSWIARARCSSFVTWVLKHTYGWATDAYFTQYFEDRVPEAADYRQAFADGTAGPRFQQIRKVADLRPGDLIAVDYSGQVEGNTGHIVMVREVKGVFSGVADFTGETQYAVEVVDCTAEPHGVYALTNYPKYPDTRMVSLAAEEQFEGVGIGHMMFYASSTTGEFSRYRWSVNTARDKAYPVASRPVTAARIV
- a CDS encoding GntR family transcriptional regulator, yielding MTKIEPLGAVRERVLGSLRQEIIAGRLRPGDRLVERELADRFGVSRVPVREAIRALVAEGFVLFETPRRTVVRPLSPTDVKELFELREALEVYAAGLAAARATPEDLAELRELLASAARATDAGDAEAITDINTHFHDRLLAMAGNTLLISVMEPVAGRLQWLTRRNEEWPQLLTEHQDLYDAIASGDPARARAHALDHVQANYRSTVRHLFGETNSPEAPPLPDHAPPRIP